In Flavobacterium sp. WV_118_3, one DNA window encodes the following:
- a CDS encoding VWA domain-containing protein yields the protein MKNISFLHPEFFWLFLVLPVVIAWYFWKRNKQSATLKISSVKGFKGTTSILPKLKPLLFVLRLLALSAMIVALARPQSTDVTNKTRTTSGIDIVMAIDVSGSMLAKDLKPNRMEALKRVASEFVKERPNDRIGLVVYAAESYTKTPVTSDKAVVLEALKGVKYDNVLQDGTGIGVGLATAVNRLKDSKAKSKVVILLTDGVNNAGFIDPRMASEIAKEYGIKVYTIGIGTNGMAEFPYAIAPNGQFLFRMMQVEIDEKLMKEIAATTDGKYFRATSNKSLENIYNEINKLEKTEIEEMRYFNYDEKYRPLVFLALGLLVLEILLRKTIFRSFI from the coding sequence ATGAAGAATATCTCTTTTTTACATCCCGAGTTTTTTTGGCTGTTTTTGGTATTGCCAGTGGTAATCGCATGGTATTTCTGGAAAAGAAATAAACAGTCGGCAACCTTAAAAATCAGTTCGGTTAAAGGATTTAAAGGAACAACCTCGATTTTACCAAAGTTAAAACCGTTGTTGTTTGTGCTGCGCCTACTGGCGTTAAGCGCAATGATAGTCGCTCTGGCACGTCCACAGTCGACCGATGTAACCAATAAAACCCGTACGACCAGCGGAATCGATATTGTAATGGCAATCGACGTTTCCGGAAGTATGTTGGCCAAAGATTTAAAACCAAACCGAATGGAAGCGCTGAAACGAGTAGCTTCCGAGTTTGTAAAAGAACGTCCGAACGACCGGATCGGATTGGTGGTGTATGCCGCCGAAAGTTATACCAAAACGCCGGTAACCAGTGATAAAGCCGTGGTGCTTGAAGCTTTAAAAGGGGTGAAGTACGATAACGTATTACAGGACGGAACCGGAATTGGTGTCGGATTGGCAACTGCGGTAAACCGATTAAAAGATAGTAAAGCCAAAAGTAAAGTGGTGATCCTGTTAACCGATGGTGTGAACAATGCCGGGTTTATCGATCCGCGAATGGCGTCCGAAATCGCGAAAGAGTATGGCATTAAAGTTTATACGATCGGAATCGGAACGAACGGTATGGCGGAGTTTCCATATGCGATCGCGCCAAACGGACAGTTTTTGTTCCGTATGATGCAGGTGGAAATCGATGAAAAGCTGATGAAAGAAATCGCAGCAACCACCGATGGAAAATACTTTAGAGCAACCAGTAATAAAAGTCTGGAAAATATCTATAACGAAATCAATAAACTGGAAAAAACCGAAATAGAAGAAATGCGCTATTTCAACTACGATGAGAAATACAGACCGCTTGTATTCCTGGCCTTAGGCTTACTGGTTTTGGAAATTTTATTACGAAAAACTATTTTTAGAAGTTTTATCTGA